Proteins from a genomic interval of Chionomys nivalis chromosome 7, mChiNiv1.1, whole genome shotgun sequence:
- the Unc45b gene encoding protein unc-45 homolog B: MAEAEAAQLKEEGNQHFQRQDYKAATKSYSQALKLTKDKALLATLYRNRAACGLKTESYAQAASDASRAIDINSADIKALYRRCQALERLGKLDQAFKDVQRCATLEPRNQNFQETLRRLNTSIQEQLRVQFSTDSRVQTMFEILLNENSETEKREKAANNLIVLGREEAGAERIFQSNGVGLLLQLLDTKKPELVLAAVRTLSGMCSGHRARATAILHTVRIDRICSLMAVENEEMSLAVCNLLQAIIDSLSGEDKREHRGKEEALVLDTKKDLKQITSHLLDMLVSKKVSGQGRDQALNLLNKNVPRKDLAIHDNSRTIYVVDNGLRKILKVVGQVPDLPSCLPLTDNTRMLASILINKLYDDLRCDPERDHFRKICEEYITGKFDPQDMDKNVNAIQTVSGILQGPFDLGNQLLGMKGVMEMMVALCGSEREADQLVAVEALIHASTKLSRATFIITNGVSLLKQIYKTTKNEKIKIRTLVGLCKLGSAGGSDYGLRQFAEGSTEKLAKQCRKWLCNTAIDTRTRRWAVEGLAYLTLDADVKDDFVQDIPALQAMFELAKTSDKTILYSVANTLVNCTNSYDVKEVVPELVQLAKFSKQHVPEEHPKDKKDFVDMRVKRLLKAGVISALACMVKADSAILTDQTKELLARVFLALCDNPKDRGTIVAQGGGKALIPLALEGTDVGKVKAAHGLAKIAAVSNPDIAFPGERVYEVVRPLVSLLDTQRDGLQNYEALLGLTNLSGRSDKLRQKIFKEKALPDIENYMFENHDQLRQAATECMCNMVINKEVQERFLADGNDRLKLVVLLCGEEDDKLQNAAAGALAMLTAAHKKLCLKMTQVTTQWLEILQRLCLHDQLSVQHRGLVIAYNLLSADAELARKLVESELLEILTVVGKQEPDEKRATVVQTARECLIKCMDYGFIKPVS; this comes from the exons atggcagaggcagaagcgGCACaactgaaggaggaagggaaccAGCATTTCCAGCGTCAGGACTACAAGGCAGCCACCAAGAGCTACAGCCAGGCCCTGAAGCTGACGAAGGACAAGGCCCTGCTGGCCACACTCTACCGGAATCGGGCAGCCTGTGGCCTGAAAACG GAGAGCTATGCCCAGGCGGCTTCCGATGCTTCCAGAG CCATTGACATCAACTCTGCTGACATCAAGGCCTTGTATCGGCGGTGCCAGGCTCTCGAGCGTCTGGGCAAATTGGACCAGGCATTCAAGGATGTGCAGCGCTGTGCCACCCTTGAACCCAGGAACCAGAACTTCCAGGAGACACTGCGGAGGCTCAACACCAGCATCCAGGAGCAG ctCCGTGTGCAATTTTCCACAGACTCCAGGGTGCAGACgatgtttgaaattcttctgaATGAAAACAGCGAGactgagaagagggaaaag GCTGCCAACAACCTCATCGTCCTGGGCCGTGAGGAAGCAGGGGCCGAGAGGATCTTCCAGAGCAATGGGGTGggcctgctgctgcagctgctggacactaagaagcctgagctggTGCTAGCTGCAGTGCGGACCTTGTCTGGCATGTGCAGTGGACACCGAGCGAGG GCTACAGCGATCCTGCACACAGTCCGCATAGACAGAATCTGCAGCCTCATGGCCGTGGAGAATGAAGAGATGTCCCTGGCTGTCTGCAACCTGCTCCAGGCCATTATCGACTCCCTGTCTGGGGAGGACAAGAGAGAACATCGAGGGAAAGAGGAGGCCTTGGTTCTAG ACACCAAGAAAGACCTGAAGCAGATCACCAGCCACCTGCTGGACATGCTGGTCAGTAAGAAGGTCTCCGGGCAGGGCAGAGATCAGGCACTGAACCTGCTCAACAAGAACGTCCCCAGGAAGGACCTGGCCATTCATGACAACTCACGCACTATCTATGTCGTAGATAACG GTCTGAGGAAGATCCTGAAGGTGGTGGGGCAGGTTCCAGATCTgccctcctgcctgcctctgacggACAACACCCGCATGCTGGCCTCCATCCTCATCAACAAACTCTACGACGACCTGCGCTGTGACCCCGAGCGTGACCACTTCCGCAAGATCTGCGAGGAGTACATCAC GggcaagtttgatccccaggacatGGACAAGAATGTGAATGCCATCCAGACAGTGTCGGGGATCTTGCAGGGGCCCTTTGACCTGGGCAACCAGCTGCTGGGCATGAAAGGCgtgatggagatgatggtggcCCTGTGTGGCTCGGAGCGCGAGGCAGACCAGCTGGTGGCTGTGGAGGCGCTCATCCACGCCTCCACTAAACTCAGCCGGGCCACCTTCATCATCACCAATGGCGTGTCGCTTCTCAAGCAGATCTACAAGACCACCAAGAATGAGAAGATCAAGATCCGCACGCTGGTG GGCCTCTGTAAACTTGGCTCGGCTGGGGGCTCAGATTATGGGCTCAGACAGTTTGCTGAAGGGTCAACAGAGAAGCTGGCTAAGCAATGTCGAAA GTGGCTATGCAACACTGCCATAGACACCCGGACGCGACGCTGGGCAGTGGAGGGCCTGGCCTACCTCACACTGGATGCTGATGTGAAAGACGACTTTGTCCAGGACATCCCTGCTCTACAGGCCATGTTCGAGTTGGCCAAG ACCAGCGACAAGACCATCCTGTACTCAGTGGCCAACACCCTGGTAAACTGCACCAACAGCTACGATGTCAAGGAGGTCGTCCCTGAGCTGGTGCAGCTTGCCAAGTTCTCCAAGCAACATGTGCCGGAGGAGCACCCCAAG GATAAGAAGGATTTCGTAGACATGCGGGTAAAACGGCTCCTGAAGGCAGGTGTCATATCTGCGCTGGCCTGTATGGTGAAGGCGGACAGTGCTATCCTTACAGATCAGACCAAGGAGCTGCTGGCCAG GGTGTTCCTGGCACTCTGTGACAACCCGAAGGATCGGGGCACCATTGTAGCTCAAGGTGGTGGCAAG GCCCTGATCCCCCTGGCTTTGGAGGGCACAGATGTTGGCAAGGTGAAGGCAGCCCACGGGTTAGCCAAGATTGCTGCTGTCTCCAATCCAGACATCGCCTTCCCTGGGGAGCGG GTGTATGAGGTGGTGCGGCCCCTCGTGAGTCTCCTGGACACACAGAGGGATGGCCTTCAGAACTATGAGGCTCTCCTGGGACTTACCAACCTGTCTGGGCGCAGTGACAAGCTTAG GCAGAAGATCTTCAAGGAGAAGGCCTTGCCCGACATTGAGAACTACATGTTTGAAAACCATGACCAGCTACGGCAGGCAGCCACTGAATGCATGTGTAACATGGTGATTAACAAGGAG GTTCAGGAGAGGTTCCTGGCCGACGGGAATGACCGACTGAAGCTGGTGGTGCTGCTGTGCGGGGAGGAGGACGACAAACTGCAGAACGCGGCAGCTGGGGCCCTGGCCATGCTGACCGCAGCACATAAGAAGCTGTGCCTCAAGATGACGCAGGTG ACAACCCAGTGGCTGGAGATCCTGCAGCGGCTTTGCCTGCACGACCAGTTGTCAGTGCAGCACCGGGGCCTGGTCATCGCCTACAACCTGTTGTCAGCGGATGCTGAGCTGGCCAGGAAGCTGGTGGAGAGCGAGCTGCTGGAGATCCTGACTGTGGTGGGAAAGCAGGAGCCGGATGAGAAGAGGGCGACTGTGGTTCAGACAGCCCGGGAATGTCTCATTAAGTGCATGGATTACGGCTTCATCAAGCCAGTGTCATAG